Proteins encoded by one window of bacterium:
- a CDS encoding MBL fold metallo-hydrolase has product MEAPLYIKQVETGLMQNFNYLIGDPSTHECAYVDPAWEVDRLLNIAKVEGFRITKILLTHNHFDHIEGVEAVVAATGAEVYIHKDDDRPLQKGTGRLISLTDGQELKVGNLIVTALSTPGHTPGSACYLVKAPGDLIPHLFTGDTLFQGNCGRSDLPGGDPKVLFQSLSKLKALDPSTKVYPGHDYGTKPVTTIGYEKLHNPTLKVRTYADFDVIP; this is encoded by the coding sequence ATGGAAGCCCCGCTGTACATTAAACAGGTCGAGACCGGCCTGATGCAGAACTTCAACTACCTGATCGGCGACCCCTCGACGCACGAGTGCGCCTACGTGGACCCGGCCTGGGAGGTCGACCGGCTTCTCAACATCGCCAAGGTGGAGGGGTTCCGGATCACGAAGATCCTCCTCACCCACAACCACTTCGATCACATCGAAGGGGTCGAGGCCGTGGTCGCGGCCACCGGCGCCGAGGTGTACATCCACAAGGACGATGACCGGCCCCTCCAGAAGGGGACGGGAAGGCTGATCTCCCTGACCGACGGACAGGAACTGAAGGTCGGAAACCTGATCGTGACCGCCTTGAGCACGCCCGGTCACACGCCGGGATCGGCATGTTATCTCGTCAAGGCGCCGGGCGACCTGATCCCGCATCTGTTCACCGGGGATACGCTTTTTCAGGGGAATTGCGGGCGATCGGACCTGCCCGGGGGCGATCCCAAGGTGCTTTTCCAGAGCCTCTCGAAGCTCAAAGCGCTGGATCCGTCGACCAAGGTCTACCCGGGCCACGACTACGGCACCAAGCCGGTGACGACGATCGGCTACGAGAAGCTGCACAACCCGACGCTCAAGGTCAGGACCTATGCGGATTTTGACGTGATTCCGTAG
- a CDS encoding response regulator, with protein sequence MTTPNQQILIVEDDQDMQDLLAKKLNAGGYSCISALTVEDALKALRKERPNLVILDLGLPDASGTAFLRNAKNWLPPGVKVPPVIVLSGHGDREVVDYAIGEGAVRFLTKPLDSEMLLMAVGDCLMSEGRPSSSREGSPERRP encoded by the coding sequence ATGACGACACCCAACCAACAGATCCTCATCGTCGAGGATGATCAGGACATGCAGGACCTTCTCGCGAAGAAGCTTAATGCCGGCGGCTATTCCTGCATTTCGGCATTGACGGTTGAGGACGCCTTGAAGGCGCTTCGAAAAGAAAGGCCCAATCTGGTCATCTTGGATTTAGGTCTGCCGGACGCCAGCGGGACGGCCTTTTTACGGAACGCCAAGAATTGGCTGCCTCCGGGGGTCAAGGTGCCTCCCGTGATCGTTCTGAGCGGACATGGCGACAGGGAAGTGGTGGATTACGCCATCGGCGAGGGAGCCGTGAGATTCCTGACGAAGCCCCTCGATTCCGAGATGCTGCTGATGGCGGTCGGCGACTGCCTTATGTCAGAGGGACGGCCTTCTTCTTCACGGGAAGGGAGTCCGGAAAGGCGACCGTGA
- a CDS encoding OmpA family protein — protein MFLKILKKTVIHLMLAGPLGLLTIPGVLAGEDATFVPVQDEPPAACRDQAPSEDARCARWYYLTEKNRPDAWDHDRPAYSKKQRWYHVGKPVPPPKPRIIVLKGVNFDFDKADIRPDAEPVLRSNLPELQAQNVRVLVVGHTDERGTDEYNQRLSERRAQSVMNWFIQNGIPASRLSAEGRGESEPIAVNEPVDDGGDTPEEDAFADPGRALNRRIELHIQDVVVTNP, from the coding sequence ATGTTCCTCAAGATACTGAAAAAAACCGTGATTCATCTCATGTTGGCCGGCCCTCTCGGCCTTTTGACGATCCCCGGGGTCCTTGCCGGGGAGGACGCCACGTTCGTGCCGGTGCAGGACGAGCCCCCCGCCGCCTGCCGGGATCAGGCTCCATCCGAAGACGCCCGGTGTGCCCGTTGGTATTACCTGACGGAGAAGAACCGGCCCGACGCGTGGGACCACGATCGCCCGGCCTACAGCAAGAAGCAGCGCTGGTACCACGTCGGCAAGCCGGTTCCGCCGCCGAAGCCGCGGATTATCGTCTTGAAGGGCGTCAATTTCGACTTCGACAAGGCGGACATCCGTCCCGACGCCGAGCCGGTTTTGAGAAGCAATCTACCGGAGCTTCAAGCCCAGAACGTCCGCGTGCTGGTCGTCGGCCACACCGACGAGCGCGGCACGGACGAGTACAACCAACGGCTCTCCGAAAGACGGGCACAATCGGTGATGAATTGGTTCATCCAGAACGGCATTCCGGCGAGCCGCCTGTCGGCCGAGGGCCGCGGCGAATCCGAGCCGATCGCGGTGAACGAGCCCGTTGATGACGGCGGCGATACCCCCGAGGAGGACGCCTTCGCGGACCCCGGACGGGCCCTGAACCGCCGCATCGAGTTGCATATCCAGGACGTGGTTGTCACCAACCCGTAA
- a CDS encoding M23 family metallopeptidase produces the protein MPGLRLIAVVLLAIGTVVVPRFEREKGTAFAEYVQDARGGGDEVLCPVLKFGGDDLVCSPDQRSGFLAVASEAIWPLPGRVTSGFGNRRSPFYRATDFHEGIDIAARRGMPIRAVADGIVAFAGFERGYGRKIAIDHGFGASSVYGHASKLFVREGQWVQKGDVIGLVGSSGAATGPHLHYELRLARVPFDPRALYQGRFPL, from the coding sequence ATGCCCGGACTCCGGCTCATCGCGGTCGTTTTGTTGGCGATCGGGACGGTCGTCGTGCCGCGTTTCGAACGCGAGAAAGGAACGGCCTTCGCCGAATACGTCCAAGACGCCCGGGGAGGGGGGGATGAGGTCCTATGTCCCGTCCTGAAATTCGGCGGCGACGACCTTGTCTGCTCTCCGGACCAGCGTTCTGGCTTTTTGGCCGTCGCCTCGGAGGCCATTTGGCCTCTGCCCGGGAGGGTGACGAGCGGTTTCGGAAACCGGCGATCGCCGTTTTACCGTGCGACGGATTTTCACGAGGGGATCGACATCGCGGCGCGGAGAGGCATGCCGATCCGGGCGGTCGCGGACGGGATCGTCGCGTTCGCGGGATTTGAGCGCGGCTACGGCCGAAAAATCGCGATCGACCACGGATTCGGGGCGTCCTCGGTCTACGGGCATGCCTCGAAACTTTTCGTTCGCGAAGGTCAGTGGGTCCAAAAGGGGGACGTGATCGGCCTCGTCGGCAGCTCGGGCGCGGCGACCGGGCCGCACCTTCATTACGAGCTACGTCTGGCCCGCGTCCCCTTCGACCCGCGGGCTCTGTACCAGGGCCGTTTCCCATTATGA
- a CDS encoding glutamate--cysteine ligase has protein sequence MSLEFQGCVKPTLGVEVEVQLIDRTSKDLAAAAEAVLKRAEGVEDLCLKSELTVAMVEINTKICANVREVAEDLSRQMDRLRGIANSQGLKIAVSGTHPFQDWRERRIFPDQRHTHLLEKFQWLARRWTTFGLHVHVGVKNGERAIAILNALIPYIPHLLALSASSPFWGGTDTGLASCRAAVTESFPTGGLPYFLPGWKEFEKFFETLQATGAIGSIKDLYWDIRPHYDFGTIEVRVFDGIPTLHETLALVALVQCLVVWIDDQLEKGGRTGQIRMQRYWTAPENKWQAARYGLEGHIILREGEDRRPIKEEIEKLLEILKPAAATLNCAEELSWVRDILRSGSSADRQRRIFAETRSLKAVVDALIAELQENRTIEESVFGSPPLRLLPILP, from the coding sequence ATGTCTCTCGAATTTCAGGGATGCGTGAAGCCGACGCTGGGCGTGGAGGTCGAGGTCCAGCTGATCGATCGTACGAGCAAGGACCTGGCCGCCGCCGCGGAAGCGGTCCTCAAGCGCGCCGAGGGCGTCGAGGATCTGTGCCTGAAGTCGGAATTGACGGTCGCCATGGTGGAGATCAATACGAAGATCTGCGCGAACGTGCGGGAGGTGGCGGAGGATCTGTCCCGGCAGATGGACCGGCTCCGGGGGATCGCGAACTCCCAGGGATTGAAGATCGCTGTCTCTGGGACGCATCCGTTCCAGGATTGGCGGGAGCGGAGGATCTTTCCGGATCAGAGGCACACGCATCTTCTGGAAAAATTCCAGTGGCTGGCGCGCCGCTGGACGACCTTCGGGCTTCACGTGCACGTCGGGGTGAAGAACGGCGAGCGGGCGATCGCCATCCTGAACGCGCTGATTCCGTACATCCCCCATCTCTTGGCGCTGTCGGCGAGTTCCCCGTTCTGGGGAGGGACCGACACGGGGCTCGCCTCCTGCCGGGCGGCCGTGACCGAGTCGTTCCCGACCGGCGGCCTGCCGTATTTTCTGCCGGGATGGAAGGAGTTCGAAAAATTTTTCGAGACGCTTCAGGCCACGGGCGCGATCGGCTCCATCAAGGATCTCTATTGGGACATCCGACCTCACTATGACTTTGGAACCATCGAGGTCCGCGTCTTCGACGGCATCCCGACGTTGCATGAAACGCTCGCCCTCGTGGCCCTCGTGCAGTGCCTGGTCGTTTGGATCGACGATCAACTCGAAAAGGGGGGGCGGACGGGTCAGATCCGGATGCAGCGCTACTGGACGGCGCCGGAAAACAAATGGCAGGCGGCCCGCTACGGATTGGAGGGACATATCATCCTCCGGGAAGGGGAGGACCGGCGGCCGATCAAGGAGGAGATCGAGAAGCTCTTGGAGATCTTGAAGCCAGCGGCGGCGACGCTTAACTGCGCCGAAGAGCTTTCATGGGTGAGGGACATCCTTCGGTCGGGTTCGAGCGCGGACCGCCAGCGGCGCATCTTCGCCGAGACCCGGTCCTTGAAGGCCGTGGTCGACGCCTTGATTGCGGAGCTTCAGGAAAATCGCACGATCGAGGAATCGGTCTTCGGGAGTCCCCCCTTACGATTATTGCCCATCCTTCCTTAA
- a CDS encoding peroxiredoxin gives MIQVGQKAPEFKADAALGNDEFKSISLADYKGKWLVLFFYPLDFTFVCPTEINAFSDEIDKFKKVGAEVLGVSVDSKFSHNAWAKTPRKEGGIQGLKYPLLADINKQIANDYGVLLPGGIALRGLFVIDPDGVLQYQTVNFLNFGRSTEETLRVIQAMQMAKTSGEVCPANWKPGDKTMKPDLVKSKEYFASVK, from the coding sequence ATGATCCAAGTCGGACAAAAAGCCCCCGAATTCAAGGCGGATGCGGCCCTGGGCAACGACGAATTCAAGTCGATTTCCTTGGCCGACTACAAGGGCAAATGGCTCGTCCTCTTCTTCTACCCGCTCGACTTCACCTTCGTCTGCCCGACGGAAATCAACGCGTTTTCCGACGAGATCGACAAGTTCAAGAAGGTGGGCGCCGAGGTCTTGGGCGTCTCGGTCGACAGCAAGTTCTCCCACAACGCCTGGGCGAAGACGCCGCGCAAGGAAGGCGGCATCCAGGGCCTCAAGTATCCCCTGCTCGCCGACATCAACAAGCAGATCGCGAACGACTACGGCGTCCTGCTCCCCGGCGGCATCGCGCTCCGCGGCCTCTTCGTGATCGATCCGGACGGGGTCCTTCAGTACCAGACGGTCAACTTCCTCAACTTCGGCCGGTCAACCGAGGAGACGCTCCGGGTGATCCAGGCCATGCAGATGGCCAAGACCTCCGGAGAGGTCTGCCCCGCCAACTGGAAGCCGGGCGACAAGACGATGAAGCCCGACCTCGTCAAATCCAAGGAATATTTTGCGTCGGTGAAATAG
- a CDS encoding DUF4382 domain-containing protein encodes MKTFIVSLFLVMAAFGLWGCDGAGGEGRLSVSLSSNSGGSGGGSAAALNTSSPEVDLQTVEGVFVTIESVKVHLDGEDADEEGDADEADDGEEDEGGWVTVASFEEGKTVNLLDLRNCIFERLGEITLPAGRSVSEIRLVLMAEGNFIRFASGEEQDVKFPSAYTSGLKIKLQGENAVVSENGELHIVVRIDLAHSLVFTGNGKILFKPVLHATVGGPDADSFISGRVTKAADDSALAGATVTAHSAEDAEVESSEETDTEGNYELCVAPGSYDVTASEEGYQDATARVDVGGEETVTADFHLEAL; translated from the coding sequence ATGAAGACGTTCATTGTTTCTCTATTCTTGGTCATGGCGGCATTTGGCCTTTGGGGCTGCGATGGAGCGGGCGGAGAAGGCCGGCTTTCTGTGAGCCTTTCCTCAAATTCCGGCGGTTCAGGGGGGGGCTCGGCGGCCGCCTTGAACACGTCCTCCCCCGAGGTCGATCTTCAAACGGTCGAAGGGGTTTTCGTCACGATTGAAAGCGTGAAGGTGCATTTGGACGGCGAGGACGCCGATGAAGAAGGCGATGCCGATGAGGCGGATGATGGCGAGGAGGACGAAGGGGGATGGGTCACCGTGGCCTCCTTCGAGGAAGGAAAGACCGTCAATCTTCTCGATCTCCGGAATTGTATTTTCGAAAGATTGGGGGAGATCACGTTGCCGGCGGGCCGGAGCGTGTCCGAGATCAGGCTGGTCCTGATGGCGGAAGGGAATTTCATCCGGTTCGCGAGCGGAGAGGAGCAGGACGTCAAATTCCCGAGCGCCTATACCTCGGGTCTCAAGATCAAACTTCAGGGTGAAAACGCAGTCGTCAGTGAAAACGGGGAACTCCATATCGTCGTGAGGATCGACCTGGCTCATTCCCTGGTCTTTACCGGAAACGGAAAGATCCTTTTCAAGCCGGTCCTTCACGCGACGGTCGGAGGTCCGGACGCCGACTCCTTTATCAGCGGCCGGGTGACCAAGGCAGCGGACGATTCGGCCCTGGCCGGCGCTACCGTCACGGCTCATTCCGCCGAGGACGCTGAGGTCGAGAGTTCGGAGGAAACGGACACGGAGGGGAACTACGAGCTTTGCGTGGCCCCGGGTTCCTATGACGTCACGGCCTCGGAGGAGGGCTATCAGGACGCGACGGCCCGCGTCGATGTCGGCGGGGAGGAGACGGTGACTGCTGACTTTCATCTGGAGGCGTTATGA
- a CDS encoding MASE1 domain-containing protein yields MEEKTKSHRTWKMAAATAAIAVCYLIAGRLGLSVAAQHANVTFVWPPAGLALAALLLGGYRLAPGVFLGAFLVNTLTSLQWPAVLAIACGNTIEALLGAFLLRKVLGFQNAMERLRDVLGLIVLGGLVSTTAAATIGVTSLCLEGSASWASYSSLWFEWWVGDMLGILVLTPFLMTWSDVPHFLTTVWKAPWKVLEVIGLFALLIAAAQGIFAGWLDAHLASHLRSYIFPLLIWMAIRFGPKGATAATLTVSAFAVWGTLQGFGPFAGRTHYEDLLFLQLFLAVAVLTALPLAASISERKRGEEVKSEFASMVSHELRTPLSSIKAGIEVVLDGIDGPVTEDQRKTLGIARNNVVRLTRLINNVLDYSKLESGKMDVFFERTNMSQLIRETCDLMKLAMQNKGISFSLDLPSEPLFAVCDPDKIKQVVINLLDNAVKFTDKGGTIVAGLRSSDRHVLIDVKDTGIGIKEEDQEKIFEMFGQASGKIKRRGSGVGLAVCRLIVGQHKGRILVDSRHGRGSRLTVAFPDSLPVKKKAVPLT; encoded by the coding sequence ATGGAAGAAAAGACCAAGTCCCATCGAACCTGGAAAATGGCGGCGGCGACGGCGGCCATAGCCGTCTGTTATTTGATTGCCGGAAGGCTCGGCCTGTCGGTCGCGGCCCAGCATGCGAACGTCACGTTCGTCTGGCCCCCGGCCGGCTTGGCCCTGGCGGCCCTCCTCTTGGGGGGCTATCGCCTCGCGCCCGGCGTTTTCCTCGGCGCATTCCTGGTCAATACCCTCACCAGCCTGCAATGGCCGGCGGTACTGGCCATCGCCTGCGGCAACACGATCGAGGCGCTCTTGGGGGCCTTTCTGCTCCGGAAAGTCCTCGGGTTTCAAAATGCGATGGAACGCCTGCGCGACGTCCTGGGGCTCATCGTCTTGGGGGGGCTCGTGAGCACCACGGCCGCGGCCACGATCGGCGTCACGAGCCTTTGCCTGGAAGGCAGCGCCTCTTGGGCGTCCTACTCCTCCCTGTGGTTCGAATGGTGGGTCGGGGACATGCTGGGCATCTTGGTCCTGACGCCCTTCCTGATGACCTGGAGCGACGTCCCCCATTTCCTCACCACCGTGTGGAAGGCGCCCTGGAAGGTCCTTGAGGTGATCGGTCTCTTCGCGCTTCTGATCGCGGCCGCGCAAGGCATTTTCGCAGGGTGGCTGGACGCTCACCTGGCGTCCCATCTCCGTTCCTATATTTTTCCCCTGCTGATCTGGATGGCCATCCGTTTCGGGCCGAAGGGGGCCACGGCGGCGACGCTCACCGTTTCCGCCTTCGCGGTCTGGGGAACCCTGCAGGGGTTTGGCCCCTTCGCCGGCCGGACGCATTATGAAGATCTTCTGTTCCTGCAACTCTTCCTGGCGGTGGCCGTCCTGACCGCTCTCCCCCTCGCCGCGTCGATTTCCGAACGGAAGCGCGGCGAGGAGGTCAAATCCGAGTTCGCCTCGATGGTCTCCCACGAGCTCCGAACACCCTTAAGCTCCATCAAGGCGGGTATCGAGGTCGTTTTGGACGGAATCGACGGCCCCGTCACCGAAGATCAGCGGAAGACGCTCGGCATCGCCAGGAACAACGTCGTGCGGCTGACTCGCCTCATCAACAACGTCCTCGACTACTCCAAATTGGAATCCGGCAAGATGGACGTCTTCTTCGAAAGGACGAATATGTCCCAGCTGATCCGAGAAACTTGTGACCTGATGAAGCTCGCCATGCAAAACAAGGGGATCTCCTTTAGCCTGGATCTCCCTTCCGAGCCGCTGTTCGCGGTCTGTGATCCCGATAAGATCAAACAGGTGGTCATCAACTTGCTCGACAACGCCGTCAAGTTTACGGACAAGGGCGGAACGATCGTCGCGGGTCTCCGTTCGTCCGACCGCCACGTTCTTATCGACGTGAAAGACACAGGGATCGGGATCAAGGAGGAAGACCAGGAAAAGATCTTCGAGATGTTTGGTCAGGCTTCCGGAAAAATCAAAAGACGCGGATCCGGAGTCGGGCTTGCCGTCTGCCGTCTGATCGTCGGCCAACACAAGGGCCGGATCCTGGTCGACAGCCGGCACGGCCGGGGAAGCCGCCTCACGGTCGCCTTTCCGGACTCCCTTCCCGTGAAGAAGAAGGCCGTCCCTCTGACATAA
- a CDS encoding response regulator, with amino-acid sequence MKLMIIDDEPDVAHLAARRIRSWGHDVVCLYEGEGAVEAVRRERPALILLDIRLSGLSGIDVYRGIREEESLKSTPIVFFSAHGSQEEYCLNQLGAQGFIRKPYDPEEFRETITNLLGKGG; translated from the coding sequence ATGAAACTCATGATCATCGATGACGAGCCGGACGTCGCGCACTTGGCGGCGCGCCGTATCCGCTCGTGGGGGCATGACGTTGTCTGCCTCTATGAAGGAGAAGGGGCGGTCGAGGCGGTTCGGAGAGAAAGGCCGGCCTTGATCCTCCTGGATATCCGTTTGTCCGGCCTGTCCGGTATCGATGTTTACCGGGGGATTCGCGAGGAAGAATCACTGAAGTCGACTCCGATCGTTTTTTTCTCCGCCCATGGATCTCAGGAGGAGTACTGTTTGAATCAACTGGGAGCGCAAGGATTTATCCGCAAACCCTATGACCCCGAGGAGTTTCGTGAAACCATCACGAACTTGCTCGGGAAAGGAGGATGA
- a CDS encoding sigma 54-interacting transcriptional regulator, producing the protein MGTLLGDRFEILKELGRGSRGIVYLASDRERGREVALKVFPFSHHPSGLADEFRNEFSILSRLHNPSLAEIYEIGFDPDGKSFFLAEEYFEGEPLSRWSGRLSFQRLAAIAAQVCQVLQFLHQQGIFHGDLKPSNILINEKAENGFKLVDFGLARRAIAVSEAPESEGAAGQPGTVSGTLPYMAPELFMGAPVDGRSDLYSLGATLYELVSGHPPFEGRDAPTLVEQHLFVMPMNPVPEGSAMPKEFGFLILRLLNKDPADRFEEANDVIRALNLQFHFNFPLGPEKPVLTPAQAEELQKKHVERLYEWAVRFYKDRDDAESRRLLAEIYHRQGNWDEAENLLQGLTGQRVQLLLLQIGLKKGRFEWVREEGTRLAQGPQASIDGAQRGLLLNTLGEALYYLGQYADSEEAFREALSSFEKFQDKASRASLLNNLGNLKIRDGKWEEAKAFYEESVALSRGRGDVLSEGLYLMSLGYAYHLKERYEEALSYYSQSEAILEAIGYRPGIAKVKSNLANLFIAAGSLEKGEEKLRQSEEIAIEKGDRFLIAYGRLLSGDLLKKKGSLPEALAAYREGKRLFHDLKSPHEESIAERNLAEMEDALKAAKEPAKEATPLEAAAPAPREKAEPAPPFLKRVLAINRRISLLQDVDEILEVIMDAMVELTGAERGFLILREGGQNVVKATRDAEPGAEGEHGSFSSSLVNRVLKTGEPAITIDAMTDERFSHSLSIHDLKLRSIVCIPFRVRDAVIGAVYLDNRHQRGAFTEADMELLQAFADQTAIAIANAWAFEELKKGALEIRKSQELLQRSKEEIEALNRQLESTLSEKVVELDRTQKSLAVKQAALELKYRYDEIIGRSPPIMEVLKLLDRVTDSDVSVFLHGESGTGKELIARAIHFNGPRRKGPFIPVNCSAIPETLLEAELFGYAKGAFTGAERDREGLFETANGGTLFLDEIGDMPLAMQAKLLRVLEDRHIRPLGSQKVVQVDVRILTASNRDLKDLAREKKFREDLFFRVHGVRITLPPLRARKEDFPLLVDHFLEKFAKDHKVAKKTLTPRAMDLLAAYPWPGNIRELESAIFNACLLCAGRSIGPEELRQKEELFGAGDGEDGGGQEAKDPESLSGMRAAFEKRTIRRALEESRGNISLAAKKLKVARPQLSRLVKAYGLKS; encoded by the coding sequence GTGGGTACTCTCCTGGGCGACAGATTTGAGATCCTGAAGGAGCTCGGAAGGGGCTCTCGGGGGATCGTCTACCTCGCGTCGGACCGCGAGAGGGGCCGGGAAGTCGCCCTCAAGGTCTTCCCTTTTTCCCACCACCCATCCGGACTCGCCGACGAATTCCGCAACGAGTTCTCCATCCTGTCCCGCCTTCACAATCCGTCCCTGGCGGAGATCTATGAGATCGGATTCGATCCCGACGGCAAGAGTTTCTTCCTCGCCGAGGAGTATTTCGAGGGGGAACCGCTGTCCCGATGGTCGGGAAGGCTGAGTTTCCAAAGGCTCGCCGCCATCGCCGCCCAAGTTTGTCAGGTCCTGCAGTTTCTCCACCAGCAAGGGATCTTTCACGGGGATCTGAAACCGAGCAACATTCTGATCAATGAAAAGGCGGAAAACGGTTTCAAGCTGGTCGATTTCGGGCTCGCGCGGCGGGCCATTGCGGTCTCTGAAGCCCCTGAATCCGAAGGAGCGGCGGGCCAGCCGGGAACGGTCTCGGGGACCCTCCCGTACATGGCCCCCGAGCTCTTCATGGGCGCGCCGGTGGACGGCCGTTCGGACCTCTACTCCCTCGGAGCGACCCTCTATGAACTGGTGAGCGGGCATCCTCCTTTCGAGGGCCGGGATGCACCGACCCTCGTGGAGCAGCACCTGTTTGTGATGCCGATGAACCCGGTTCCAGAGGGATCCGCGATGCCCAAGGAGTTCGGCTTTCTGATCCTTCGGCTTCTGAACAAGGACCCCGCGGACCGGTTCGAGGAGGCGAACGACGTCATCCGCGCCCTGAATCTCCAGTTTCACTTCAATTTTCCCTTGGGTCCCGAGAAGCCGGTCCTGACGCCGGCCCAGGCCGAGGAGCTTCAAAAGAAGCACGTGGAGCGGCTTTACGAATGGGCAGTTCGTTTCTACAAGGACCGCGACGACGCGGAATCCCGGCGGCTCCTGGCCGAGATCTACCACCGTCAGGGGAACTGGGATGAGGCCGAAAACCTGCTCCAAGGCCTCACCGGTCAGCGGGTCCAGCTCCTTTTGCTTCAGATCGGTTTGAAAAAGGGCCGCTTCGAGTGGGTGCGCGAGGAAGGAACGCGGCTGGCCCAAGGGCCCCAAGCGTCCATCGACGGGGCCCAAAGGGGCCTTCTCCTCAACACCCTCGGCGAGGCCCTCTACTACCTGGGACAGTACGCCGACTCGGAGGAGGCCTTTCGCGAGGCCTTGTCTTCCTTCGAAAAATTCCAGGACAAGGCCTCCCGTGCCTCGCTCTTGAACAACCTGGGCAATCTGAAGATCCGCGACGGCAAATGGGAGGAGGCCAAGGCCTTCTACGAGGAGAGCGTCGCCTTGAGCCGCGGGAGGGGAGACGTTCTGAGCGAGGGGTTGTATTTGATGAGCCTCGGATACGCGTATCATTTGAAGGAGAGATACGAGGAGGCCCTCTCCTACTATTCCCAGAGCGAGGCGATCCTCGAGGCGATCGGTTACCGGCCGGGCATCGCCAAGGTCAAAAGCAATCTCGCCAACCTCTTCATCGCCGCGGGGTCCCTGGAAAAGGGGGAGGAGAAGCTCCGGCAATCCGAGGAGATCGCGATCGAAAAAGGGGACCGGTTTCTCATCGCCTACGGACGCCTCCTCTCGGGGGACCTTTTGAAGAAGAAGGGAAGTCTCCCGGAGGCCCTCGCGGCCTACCGCGAAGGGAAGAGGCTGTTCCATGATTTGAAGAGCCCCCACGAGGAGTCCATCGCCGAGCGAAACCTCGCGGAAATGGAGGATGCCCTGAAGGCCGCGAAAGAGCCCGCGAAGGAAGCAACCCCATTGGAGGCTGCGGCCCCGGCCCCCCGGGAGAAGGCGGAACCCGCTCCCCCGTTTCTGAAGCGCGTCTTGGCGATCAACCGGAGGATCAGTCTTCTGCAGGATGTCGACGAGATCCTGGAAGTCATCATGGACGCGATGGTCGAGTTGACCGGGGCCGAGCGGGGTTTTCTGATCCTCCGCGAGGGCGGACAAAACGTCGTGAAGGCGACGCGGGACGCCGAACCCGGCGCGGAAGGGGAGCACGGGAGTTTTTCGAGCTCCCTGGTCAACCGCGTCCTGAAGACCGGGGAGCCGGCGATCACGATCGACGCCATGACCGACGAGCGGTTCTCCCATTCGCTTTCCATCCACGACTTGAAGCTCCGATCGATCGTCTGCATTCCGTTCCGCGTACGTGATGCCGTGATCGGCGCCGTGTACCTCGACAACAGGCACCAGCGGGGGGCCTTCACCGAGGCCGACATGGAGCTCCTGCAGGCCTTCGCCGACCAGACCGCCATCGCCATCGCCAATGCCTGGGCCTTCGAGGAATTGAAAAAGGGGGCGCTCGAGATCCGGAAATCTCAAGAGCTGCTCCAGCGCTCCAAAGAGGAGATCGAGGCGCTCAACCGGCAGCTCGAATCCACGTTGTCGGAAAAGGTCGTCGAACTCGACCGGACGCAGAAATCGTTGGCCGTCAAACAGGCCGCCTTGGAGCTCAAATACCGTTACGACGAGATCATCGGGCGTTCCCCGCCCATCATGGAGGTCCTGAAGCTCCTGGACCGCGTGACGGACAGCGACGTGTCCGTCTTTCTCCACGGCGAAAGCGGGACGGGGAAGGAGTTGATCGCCCGCGCGATCCACTTCAACGGGCCGCGCCGCAAGGGGCCGTTCATTCCGGTCAACTGCAGCGCGATTCCCGAGACGCTCCTGGAGGCCGAGCTCTTCGGCTATGCGAAAGGGGCCTTCACCGGCGCGGAACGGGACCGGGAAGGGCTCTTCGAGACGGCGAACGGCGGGACTCTCTTCCTGGACGAGATCGGCGACATGCCGCTCGCCATGCAGGCGAAGCTCCTCCGGGTCCTGGAGGACCGGCATATCCGTCCGCTCGGTTCGCAGAAGGTCGTGCAGGTGGACGTGCGGATCCTGACGGCCTCCAACCGGGACCTGAAGGACCTCGCGCGAGAGAAAAAGTTCCGTGAAGATCTCTTTTTTCGCGTTCACGGCGTGCGAATCACCCTGCCGCCTCTCCGGGCCCGGAAGGAGGATTTCCCTCTCTTGGTCGATCATTTCCTGGAAAAGTTCGCCAAGGATCACAAAGTCGCCAAGAAGACACTGACCCCGCGGGCCATGGACCTCCTGGCCGCGTATCCCTGGCCGGGCAACATCCGGGAGTTGGAGAGCGCCATCTTCAACGCCTGTCTTCTGTGCGCGGGGCGGAGCATCGGACCGGAAGAGCTGCGCCAGAAAGAGGAATTGTTCGGCGCCGGCGACGGAGAGGACGGGGGGGGACAGGAAGCGAAAGACCCCGAGTCCTTAAGCGGCATGCGCGCCGCGTTCGAGAAAAGGACCATCCGCCGCGCCTTGGAGGAATCCCGCGGCAACATCAGTCTCGCCGCCAAGAAACTGAAGGTCGCCCGCCCCCAGCTTTCGCGCCTGGTCAAGGCCTACGGGCTCAAGTCCTGA